In one window of Balaenoptera musculus isolate JJ_BM4_2016_0621 chromosome 10, mBalMus1.pri.v3, whole genome shotgun sequence DNA:
- the RESF1 gene encoding retroelement silencing factor 1 isoform X4 has product MPWLSQIPDIQNSWLLIHCYCIKSTMNWNAKSESVTLPPQYPKKQASFLEQALVNTLTTASQSSLNHPGSNQEPCLFLSNLNPVSQPLLNIRNYKTPQQIPISDMHSGTIVTSQTSVERITYANVKGPKQPNHDLQMSSGVTQDVWLNSPMRNSMLSHTGTTVSHQTGFGTNTPNVRALQNQFLTSDTYSMQLQMIPSNSGRVPITYQGNPRLNLPLSEQQVDWAQQCASSGLTYPDYRPLPKQYSYSSQSFLQDPTLQKQTPMSSVSLQAKNSQSPNPALTLQSKQIATVPSYQYAVTQTDKRPPPPPYDCRYASQPLQSTQHVVKHTSMEVPQSQEMHLSEMRKDFCRGFQQQWQNLNENFNTMGNSCNLRVNTNVNQPFNEPIRSSVDGVQALTQNNQEKRVDSRNLTSNQVLDTSATKEKLVRDIKTLVEIKKKFSDLARKIKINKNLLMAAGCIKTTNNSYSESAQNCGLSLKQTAKIQSGPQVTLGPPDAVEDKPPTVMESAEETNRTHNTLNSNLQDRNFNQVSSVLLNSGCSQVVSSLKTSTVEITQAILNNTQFSSGNLVNVAQNVPTNSEATSLPQSTSFEEYVSKYPNKNRLILSLLASGNKTQKKLLKDTNEHIHDSKLHSFEMNPNIQNTGNQVNLKPMETPGTPSTCNINAKISNNSYLEHKSFNGMSSKSDSHFSMELLATCLSLWKKQPSEPTEEKQCNESKTNTTAVGISKPVDICDKSPFSTVGNSQNKIVNSSQETVLSMVAQNYESSGATTTKGIAVVSPLILSDVKTLSVKGITPEALPETMYPVIKEGSVCSLQNKSTENTAALNVNEPVTSTTSTKIFPLIQKDKQSESTNTNSEVTPNTNQGKHNKSEPDIQCPVSDQQTTYISKDSDIVGRDVLQIGSICSLVEGDTAYNSQIAKIFNLPSLQKVEPQKPLPNHQVMNNRQNEQFDNITGNKDFVLQKENFVQCTDVSHKITDQSESLQPPEPLTLKYIGAKSGILEEGSLERITKNESMANDMCSPAAIQHDSYPQEAAQDPTTNENLKDKTSILYLHDQLSELLKEFPYGIEPVNMHEGFVVQQMAHRISKAQTCDKTSCDSKDSTDQIQITILNSEQMKELFPEQDDQPNEVDKLTEPQKEKPVTKEGNQCDPQAHTVEETCDSVILDSEKDDVRCCALGWLSMVYEGVPQCQCNSTKNSTSKEEKGKDPRSPLETNGYKQGERTSDRDVPIAFNSPPNNQPKILLTCPVEKKPFPETEQGRNIKDKSKSEHNSSLRTEQELSGHFLSKGDKKPDSLQSHKRKRKLQFHEITFHSTNKIAKFSQESLQRKLMAQNLRPLKPKMGFLTSKNKDLHVKNGSLVQSVSPEKRKLKAGGSKKVLEKKLDEGSILDSEIKRKNFRNKKYKRRLVKMCD; this is encoded by the exons AAGGACCCAAACAACCAAATCACGATTTGCAAATGTCTTCAGGAGTTACACAGGATGTATGGTTGAACTCACCAATGAGGAATTCTATGCTTTCTCATACAGGGACAACTGTATCTCATCAGACTGGTTTTGGAACGAATACACCCAATGTACGTGCACTACAGAATCAATTTCTAACATCAGATACCTATTCTATGCAACTACAAATGATCCCTTCTAATTCCGGAAGAGTTCCTATAACTTATCAAGGAAACCCGAGACTTAACCTACCTTTATCAGAGCAACAGGTTGATTGGGCACAGCAGTGTGCATCCAGTGGATTGACTTACCCAGATTACAGACCACTTCCAAAGCAATATAGTTATTCATCACAAAGCTTTTTGCAGGATCCTACTCTTCAGAAACAAACCCCTATGTCATCTGTATCATTACAAGCTAAAAATAGTCAATCTCCAAATCCTGCCCTGACTTTACAGTCAAAGCAGATTGCAACTGTACCGTCATATCAATATGCAGTTACTCAAACTGACAAaagacctcctcctcctccttatgACTGTAGGTATGCAAGCCAGCCTCTGCAAAGTACTCAGCATGTTGTTAAACACACTtctatggaagttcctcagagtCAAGAAATGCACTTATCTGAAATGAGAAAAGACTTTTGTAGAGGCTTTCAGCAGCAGTGGCAAAACCTTAATGAAAATTTCAACACAATGGGAAATTCCTGTAACTTGAGAGTAAATACCAATGTCAATCAGCCTTTTAATGAACCTATTAGATCTTCTGTGGATGGTGTTCAGGCTCTTACTCAAAATAATCAAGAGAAAAGAGTGGATTCTCGAAATCTAACTTCAAATCAAGTACTGGACACAAGTGCCACAAAAGAAAAGTTAGTGAGGGATATTAAAACAttagtagaaataaaaaagaagttttcGGACCTtgcaaggaaaattaaaattaataaaaatcttttGATGGCAGCAGGTTGTATTAAAACAACTAATAACTCTTACAGTGAATCAGCTCAAAATTGTGGGTTGTCTCTGAAACAAACTGCCAAAATCCAGTCTGGACCACAGGTAACCCTAGGCCCTCCAGATGCTGTGGAGGATAAACCACCAACGGTAATGGAATCTGCAGAAGAAACAAATAGAACACACAATACATTGAATTCCAACCTTCAGGACAGAAATTTTAACCAAGTCAGTTCTGTTTTACTAAATTCTGGCTGTTCACAAGTTGTGAGTTCTTTAAAGACATCAACTGTTGAGATTACCCAGGCAATATTAAATAACACCCAGTTTTCATCAGGAAATTTAGTCAACGTTGCACAAAATGTGCCAACAAATTCTGAAGCAACTTCTCTTCCTCAGTCTACATCCTttgaggaatatgtttcaaaatatccaaataaaaATAGGCTAATTCTCAGTTTACTTGCATCTGGaaataaaactcagaagaaattattaaaagataCTAATGAACATATTCATGATTCTAAACTGCATAGTTTTGAAATGAATCCAAATATCCAGAACACTGGTAACCAAGTGAATTTGAAACCCATGGAAACTCCAGGTACTCCAAGTACTTGTAATATAAATGCCAAGATTTCAAACAACTCTTACTTGGAGCATAAATCCTTCAATGGAATGTCTTCTAAAAGTGACTCTCACTTTTCCATGGAATTGCTAGCAACGTGTCTTTCTTTGTGGAAAAAGCAACCTTCAGAACCTACGGAAGAAAAACAGTGTAATGagtcaaaaacaaacacaacagcaGTTGGAATTTCAAAGCCTGTGGACATCTGTGACAAGAGTCCATTTTCAACTGTGggaaattctcaaaataaaattgtaaacagCTCACAAGAAACAGTTTTATCAATGGTAGCACAGAATTATGAGTCTTCAGGAGCAACTACTACAAAGGGGATTGCTGTAGTATCACCCTTAATTCTTTCAGATGTCAAAACATTGTCTGTCAAAGGTATAACACCTGAAGCTTTACCTGAAACAATGTATCCAGTTATTAAAGAAGGCAGTGTTTGTAGCTTACAAAACAAATCGACGGAAAATACTGCTGCTTTGAATGTTAATGAACCAGTGACAAGTACCACAAGCACCAAGATTTTCCCACTAATTCAGAAGGataagcaaagtgaatcaactaatACTAATTCAGAAGTCACACCTAATACCAATCAAGGAAAGCATAACAAATCAGAACCAGATATCCAGTGTCCTGTGAGTGATCAGCAAACCACATATATATCAAAGGACAGTGATATTGTGGGCAGAGATGTATTACAGATTGGCAGTATTTGTTCTCTTGTTGAAGGTGATACTGCTTATAATTCCCAAATAGCAAAGATATTCAACTTGCCCTCTTTGCAAAAGGTTGAGCCACAGAAACCTCTACCCAATCACCAAGTAATGAATAATAGACAAAATGAACAATTTGACAATATCACTGGAAATAAAGACTTTGTCTTGCAAAAAGAGAATTTTGTACAGTGCACAGATGTTTCACATAAAATAACTGATCAGTCAGAGTCACTGCAACCTCCAGAACCATTGACTTTGAAGTACATTGGAGCAAAGAGTGGAATTCTTGAGGAAGGCAGTTTAGAGCGTATCACTAAAAATGAAAGCATGGCTAATGATATGTGTTCACCAGCTGCTATTCAGCACGATAGTTACCCTCAGGAAGCGGCCCAGGATCCTACAACAAATGAGAATCTCAAAGATAAGACATCCATCTTATACCTACATGATCAGCTGTCAGAACTTTTAAAAGAGTTTCCCTATGGTATTGAACCTGTGAACATGCATGAAGGTTTTGTGGTCCAACAAATGGCACACCGAATCTCAAAAGCTCAAACTTGTGATAAAACCAGTTGTGACTCCAAAGACTCAACAGACCAGATACAAATTACAATATTAAATTCAGAGCAAATGAAAGAATTATTTCCTGAACAGGACGATCAACCCAATGAGGTAGACAAACTGACAGAGCCTCAGAAAGAAAAGCCTGTCACAAAAGAAGGGAACCAGTGTGACCCACAAGCACATACAGTTGAAGAAACCTGTGATTCTGTAATACTGGATTCAGAAAAAGATGATGTCCGTTGCTGTGCATTGGGGTGGCTGTCTATGGTTTATGAAGGAGTACCTCAATGCCAGTGTAATTCCACTAAGAACTCaacttcaaaggaagaaaaagggaaagatccACGTTCTCCTTTGGAGACCAATGGTTATAAACAAGGAGAGAGAACTTCTGACAGAGATGTTCCTATTGCATTTAACAGTCCTCCAAATAATCAGCCAAAGATTCTTCTGACTTGTCCAGTTGAGAAAAAACCTTTTCCTGAAACAGAGCAAGGCAGGAATATAAAAGATAAATCCAAATCAGAACATAACAGCTCATTAAGGACAGAACAAGAATTATCTGGTCACTTTTTATCTAAAGGTGATAAAAAACCAGATTCTTTGCAgagtcacaaaagaaaaagaaaactgcaatttCATGAGATAACTTTTCATTCCACTAACAAAATTGCAAAATTTTCTCAAGAGAGCCTGCAGAGGAAGCTCATGGCACAAAACTTACGACCACTAAAACCAAAGATGGGTTTTTTgacaagtaaaaataaagatttgcATGTGAAGAATGGTTCTTTGGTACAGTCAGTATCACcggaaaagagaaaattgaaagcaGGTGGCTCtaaaaaagttttggaaaagaaGTTAGATGAAGGGAGCATACTTGATtcagagataaagaggaagaA tttcaggaataaaaagtacaaaagaagACTGGTTAAAATGTGTGACTGA
- the RESF1 gene encoding retroelement silencing factor 1 isoform X1 gives MPWLSQIPDIQNSWLLIHCYCIKSTMNWNAKSESVTLPPQYPKKQASFLEQALVNTLTTASQSSLNHPGSNQEPCLFLSNLNPVSQPLLNIRNYKTPQQIPISDMHSGTIVTSQTSVERITYANVKGPKQPNHDLQMSSGVTQDVWLNSPMRNSMLSHTGTTVSHQTGFGTNTPNVRALQNQFLTSDTYSMQLQMIPSNSGRVPITYQGNPRLNLPLSEQQVDWAQQCASSGLTYPDYRPLPKQYSYSSQSFLQDPTLQKQTPMSSVSLQAKNSQSPNPALTLQSKQIATVPSYQYAVTQTDKRPPPPPYDCRYASQPLQSTQHVVKHTSMEVPQSQEMHLSEMRKDFCRGFQQQWQNLNENFNTMGNSCNLRVNTNVNQPFNEPIRSSVDGVQALTQNNQEKRVDSRNLTSNQVLDTSATKEKLVRDIKTLVEIKKKFSDLARKIKINKNLLMAAGCIKTTNNSYSESAQNCGLSLKQTAKIQSGPQVTLGPPDAVEDKPPTVMESAEETNRTHNTLNSNLQDRNFNQVSSVLLNSGCSQVVSSLKTSTVEITQAILNNTQFSSGNLVNVAQNVPTNSEATSLPQSTSFEEYVSKYPNKNRLILSLLASGNKTQKKLLKDTNEHIHDSKLHSFEMNPNIQNTGNQVNLKPMETPGTPSTCNINAKISNNSYLEHKSFNGMSSKSDSHFSMELLATCLSLWKKQPSEPTEEKQCNESKTNTTAVGISKPVDICDKSPFSTVGNSQNKIVNSSQETVLSMVAQNYESSGATTTKGIAVVSPLILSDVKTLSVKGITPEALPETMYPVIKEGSVCSLQNKSTENTAALNVNEPVTSTTSTKIFPLIQKDKQSESTNTNSEVTPNTNQGKHNKSEPDIQCPVSDQQTTYISKDSDIVGRDVLQIGSICSLVEGDTAYNSQIAKIFNLPSLQKVEPQKPLPNHQVMNNRQNEQFDNITGNKDFVLQKENFVQCTDVSHKITDQSESLQPPEPLTLKYIGAKSGILEEGSLERITKNESMANDMCSPAAIQHDSYPQEAAQDPTTNENLKDKTSILYLHDQLSELLKEFPYGIEPVNMHEGFVVQQMAHRISKAQTCDKTSCDSKDSTDQIQITILNSEQMKELFPEQDDQPNEVDKLTEPQKEKPVTKEGNQCDPQAHTVEETCDSVILDSEKDDVRCCALGWLSMVYEGVPQCQCNSTKNSTSKEEKGKDPRSPLETNGYKQGERTSDRDVPIAFNSPPNNQPKILLTCPVEKKPFPETEQGRNIKDKSKSEHNSSLRTEQELSGHFLSKGDKKPDSLQSHKRKRKLQFHEITFHSTNKIAKFSQESLQRKLMAQNLRPLKPKMGFLTSKNKDLHVKNGSLVQSVSPEKRKLKAGGSKKVLEKKLDEGSILDSEIKRKKYDKQEQNKNVGGGAFKFCNPFSTTGERARIKEKTVSNVKSSGSVDSSSKINRVLSPKEYLSRQKHKEALKKNYLKNVPCDSQYMRSNKLSTRVGSCGRSNERHNGSVQTSKESLNIGTSHGKNLKAHHSKESKTYVSRNIKGTVGGKQPDKMWIDKTKLDKNLSNVNNDVEFSQMASQAKDQRKLYLNRVAFKCTERERICLTKLDSSPRKLNKEKRPENKPKTLLPVKDTTEKLSMLEFKLCPDGLFKNTNPVEDQKDLPFTPRKEQAPVQVSGIKSTKEDWLKCVTEEKRMPEANQEIDDNVLANSRLSKRSFSADGFETLQNPVKDSKAMFQTYKKMYMEKRSRSLGSSPLE, from the exons AAGGACCCAAACAACCAAATCACGATTTGCAAATGTCTTCAGGAGTTACACAGGATGTATGGTTGAACTCACCAATGAGGAATTCTATGCTTTCTCATACAGGGACAACTGTATCTCATCAGACTGGTTTTGGAACGAATACACCCAATGTACGTGCACTACAGAATCAATTTCTAACATCAGATACCTATTCTATGCAACTACAAATGATCCCTTCTAATTCCGGAAGAGTTCCTATAACTTATCAAGGAAACCCGAGACTTAACCTACCTTTATCAGAGCAACAGGTTGATTGGGCACAGCAGTGTGCATCCAGTGGATTGACTTACCCAGATTACAGACCACTTCCAAAGCAATATAGTTATTCATCACAAAGCTTTTTGCAGGATCCTACTCTTCAGAAACAAACCCCTATGTCATCTGTATCATTACAAGCTAAAAATAGTCAATCTCCAAATCCTGCCCTGACTTTACAGTCAAAGCAGATTGCAACTGTACCGTCATATCAATATGCAGTTACTCAAACTGACAAaagacctcctcctcctccttatgACTGTAGGTATGCAAGCCAGCCTCTGCAAAGTACTCAGCATGTTGTTAAACACACTtctatggaagttcctcagagtCAAGAAATGCACTTATCTGAAATGAGAAAAGACTTTTGTAGAGGCTTTCAGCAGCAGTGGCAAAACCTTAATGAAAATTTCAACACAATGGGAAATTCCTGTAACTTGAGAGTAAATACCAATGTCAATCAGCCTTTTAATGAACCTATTAGATCTTCTGTGGATGGTGTTCAGGCTCTTACTCAAAATAATCAAGAGAAAAGAGTGGATTCTCGAAATCTAACTTCAAATCAAGTACTGGACACAAGTGCCACAAAAGAAAAGTTAGTGAGGGATATTAAAACAttagtagaaataaaaaagaagttttcGGACCTtgcaaggaaaattaaaattaataaaaatcttttGATGGCAGCAGGTTGTATTAAAACAACTAATAACTCTTACAGTGAATCAGCTCAAAATTGTGGGTTGTCTCTGAAACAAACTGCCAAAATCCAGTCTGGACCACAGGTAACCCTAGGCCCTCCAGATGCTGTGGAGGATAAACCACCAACGGTAATGGAATCTGCAGAAGAAACAAATAGAACACACAATACATTGAATTCCAACCTTCAGGACAGAAATTTTAACCAAGTCAGTTCTGTTTTACTAAATTCTGGCTGTTCACAAGTTGTGAGTTCTTTAAAGACATCAACTGTTGAGATTACCCAGGCAATATTAAATAACACCCAGTTTTCATCAGGAAATTTAGTCAACGTTGCACAAAATGTGCCAACAAATTCTGAAGCAACTTCTCTTCCTCAGTCTACATCCTttgaggaatatgtttcaaaatatccaaataaaaATAGGCTAATTCTCAGTTTACTTGCATCTGGaaataaaactcagaagaaattattaaaagataCTAATGAACATATTCATGATTCTAAACTGCATAGTTTTGAAATGAATCCAAATATCCAGAACACTGGTAACCAAGTGAATTTGAAACCCATGGAAACTCCAGGTACTCCAAGTACTTGTAATATAAATGCCAAGATTTCAAACAACTCTTACTTGGAGCATAAATCCTTCAATGGAATGTCTTCTAAAAGTGACTCTCACTTTTCCATGGAATTGCTAGCAACGTGTCTTTCTTTGTGGAAAAAGCAACCTTCAGAACCTACGGAAGAAAAACAGTGTAATGagtcaaaaacaaacacaacagcaGTTGGAATTTCAAAGCCTGTGGACATCTGTGACAAGAGTCCATTTTCAACTGTGggaaattctcaaaataaaattgtaaacagCTCACAAGAAACAGTTTTATCAATGGTAGCACAGAATTATGAGTCTTCAGGAGCAACTACTACAAAGGGGATTGCTGTAGTATCACCCTTAATTCTTTCAGATGTCAAAACATTGTCTGTCAAAGGTATAACACCTGAAGCTTTACCTGAAACAATGTATCCAGTTATTAAAGAAGGCAGTGTTTGTAGCTTACAAAACAAATCGACGGAAAATACTGCTGCTTTGAATGTTAATGAACCAGTGACAAGTACCACAAGCACCAAGATTTTCCCACTAATTCAGAAGGataagcaaagtgaatcaactaatACTAATTCAGAAGTCACACCTAATACCAATCAAGGAAAGCATAACAAATCAGAACCAGATATCCAGTGTCCTGTGAGTGATCAGCAAACCACATATATATCAAAGGACAGTGATATTGTGGGCAGAGATGTATTACAGATTGGCAGTATTTGTTCTCTTGTTGAAGGTGATACTGCTTATAATTCCCAAATAGCAAAGATATTCAACTTGCCCTCTTTGCAAAAGGTTGAGCCACAGAAACCTCTACCCAATCACCAAGTAATGAATAATAGACAAAATGAACAATTTGACAATATCACTGGAAATAAAGACTTTGTCTTGCAAAAAGAGAATTTTGTACAGTGCACAGATGTTTCACATAAAATAACTGATCAGTCAGAGTCACTGCAACCTCCAGAACCATTGACTTTGAAGTACATTGGAGCAAAGAGTGGAATTCTTGAGGAAGGCAGTTTAGAGCGTATCACTAAAAATGAAAGCATGGCTAATGATATGTGTTCACCAGCTGCTATTCAGCACGATAGTTACCCTCAGGAAGCGGCCCAGGATCCTACAACAAATGAGAATCTCAAAGATAAGACATCCATCTTATACCTACATGATCAGCTGTCAGAACTTTTAAAAGAGTTTCCCTATGGTATTGAACCTGTGAACATGCATGAAGGTTTTGTGGTCCAACAAATGGCACACCGAATCTCAAAAGCTCAAACTTGTGATAAAACCAGTTGTGACTCCAAAGACTCAACAGACCAGATACAAATTACAATATTAAATTCAGAGCAAATGAAAGAATTATTTCCTGAACAGGACGATCAACCCAATGAGGTAGACAAACTGACAGAGCCTCAGAAAGAAAAGCCTGTCACAAAAGAAGGGAACCAGTGTGACCCACAAGCACATACAGTTGAAGAAACCTGTGATTCTGTAATACTGGATTCAGAAAAAGATGATGTCCGTTGCTGTGCATTGGGGTGGCTGTCTATGGTTTATGAAGGAGTACCTCAATGCCAGTGTAATTCCACTAAGAACTCaacttcaaaggaagaaaaagggaaagatccACGTTCTCCTTTGGAGACCAATGGTTATAAACAAGGAGAGAGAACTTCTGACAGAGATGTTCCTATTGCATTTAACAGTCCTCCAAATAATCAGCCAAAGATTCTTCTGACTTGTCCAGTTGAGAAAAAACCTTTTCCTGAAACAGAGCAAGGCAGGAATATAAAAGATAAATCCAAATCAGAACATAACAGCTCATTAAGGACAGAACAAGAATTATCTGGTCACTTTTTATCTAAAGGTGATAAAAAACCAGATTCTTTGCAgagtcacaaaagaaaaagaaaactgcaatttCATGAGATAACTTTTCATTCCACTAACAAAATTGCAAAATTTTCTCAAGAGAGCCTGCAGAGGAAGCTCATGGCACAAAACTTACGACCACTAAAACCAAAGATGGGTTTTTTgacaagtaaaaataaagatttgcATGTGAAGAATGGTTCTTTGGTACAGTCAGTATCACcggaaaagagaaaattgaaagcaGGTGGCTCtaaaaaagttttggaaaagaaGTTAGATGAAGGGAGCATACTTGATtcagagataaagaggaagaAGTATGATAAACAAGAGCAGAATAAGAATGTGGGAGGTGGTGCATTTAAATTCTGTAACCCTTTCTCAACCACAGGTGAAAGAGCCAGGATTAAAGAAAAGACAGTGTCAAATGTTAAGTCCTCAGGCTCTGTGGATAGCTCATCTAAAATTAATAGAGTTCTATCACCAAAGGAGTATTTATCAAGGCAGAAGCATAAAGAAGCATTAAAGAAAAACTATCTGAAAAATGTACCATGTGATTCTCAGTATATGAGGTCCAATAAACTTTCTACGCGAGTGGGAAGTTGTGGGAGATCAAATGAGAGACACAATGGCAGTGTACAGACCTCTAAGGAATCATTAAATATTGGTACAAGCCATGGTAAAAACCTCAAAGCCCATCATTCCAAGGAGTCTAAAACATACGTTTCAAGGAATATTAAAGGAACAGTTGGTGGAAAGCAACCTGATAAAATGTGGATTGATAAAACCAAATTAGACAAAAATTTAAGTAATGTAAATAATGACGTTGAATTCAGCCAAATGGCTTCCCAAGCAAAGGATCAAAGGAAACTGTATCTGAACAGAGTTGCATTTAAATGCACTGAACGTGAGCGCATTTGTCTCACAAAATTAGACAGTTCACCCAGGAAGCTTAATAAAGAAAAGAGACCAGAAAATAAACCTAAGACCCTTTTACCTGTAAAAGATACCACAGAGAAACTAAGCATGCTGGAGTTTAAATTATGTCCAGATGGACTATTTAAGAATACAAACCCTGTTGAAGACCAGAAGGATCTGCCATTTACTCCTAGGAAGGAGCAAGCTCCTGTGCAAG tttcaggaataaaaagtacaaaagaagACTGGTTAAAATGTGTGACTGAGGAGAAAAGGATGCCGGAAGCCAACCAAGAAATAG atGATAATGTTTTGGCTAATTCAAGACTCTCCAAGAGAAGTTTCAGTGCAGATGGATTTGAGACACTACAAAACCCAGTAAAAGATTCAAAAGCAATGTTTCAAACCTACAAAAAGATGTACAtggagaagagaagcagaagTCTTGGTAGCAGTCCTTTAGAATAA